From Motacilla alba alba isolate MOTALB_02 chromosome 4A, Motacilla_alba_V1.0_pri, whole genome shotgun sequence, one genomic window encodes:
- the GPR174 gene encoding probable G-protein coupled receptor 174 has product MSNSSNCSETDLKPYYAVTYTVILIPGLIGNTLALWVFYGYMKETKRAVIFMINLAIADLSQVLSLPLRIFYYLTGTWEFGGGLCMLCFYLKYVNMYASIYFLVCISVRRYLFLMHPFKFSDCRRVCDVYISIVGWVVVCVGCLPFPLLRMQHQEDKNACFVDLPIKKLDLPTSIMLMTIGELVGFVTPLLIILYCSWKTILSLKERHSASRDLGEKKKALKMILTCALVFLICFAPYHISFPLDFFVKTGQIWEGCVQISVFHAVALCLASLNSCVDPIIYYFTTDEFRRRLSRQDLQDSIQLQHLSHGRRHSRDVLGEDTTEY; this is encoded by the coding sequence ATGAGCAACAGCTCCAACTGCAGCGAGACAGACCTCAAGCCCTACTACGCCGTCACCTACACAGTGATCCTGATCCCCGGGCTCATCGGGAACACCCTGGCCTTGTGGGTCTTCTATGGCTACATGAAAGAGACTAAAAGGGCCGTGATATTTATGATCAATTTAGCCATTGCTGACTTATCACAGGTGCTGTCCTTGCCCCTGAGGATTTTTTACTACCTGACGGGCACGTGGGAGTTTGGAGGAGGTCTCTGCATGCTCTGCTTCTACCTGAAGTATGTCAATATGTACGCCAGCATCTACTTCTTGGTGTGCATCAGCGTGAGGAGGTACCTGTTCCTCATGCACCCCTTCAAATTCAGTGACTGCAGGCGTGTCTGTGATGTCTACATCAGCATTGTGGGCTGGGTCGTGGTCTGTGTGGGCTGCCTGCCTTTCCCCCTCCTCAGGATGCAGCACCAGGAGGATAAAAACGCCTGTTTTGTGGATCTTCCCATCAAGAAACTCGACCTCCCCACCTCCATCATGCTGATGACCATAGGGGAGTTGGTGGGGTTTGTGACCCCCCTGCTCATCATCCTGTACTGCTCCTGGAAGACAATCTTATCACTAAAAGAGAGGCACTCTGCTTCCCGGGACCTGGGTGAGAAGAAGAAGGCTTTAAAGATGATCCTCACCTGCGCCCTGGTGTTCCTGATTTGCTTTGCACCTTACCACATCAGCTTCCCACTGGATTTCTTTGTGAAAACGGGGCAGatctgggagggctgtgtgcagATCTCGGTGTTCCACGCCGTGGCTTTGTGCCTCGCCAGCCTCAACTCCTGCGTGGATCCCATCATCTACTACTTCACCACGGACGAGTTCAGGAGACGCCTCTCCAGGCAGGATCTGCAGGACAgcatccagctccagcacctcagccaCGGCAGAAGGCACTCCAGGGATGTGCTTGGGGAGGACACCACGGAGTACTGA
- the ITM2A gene encoding integral membrane protein 2A has protein sequence MVKIAFNSPFALKDEPKKEAAEALVADKDPEVATHRGENSSGRCLLTLLGLAFILAGVVVGGACIYKYFMPKHKVYRGEMCYFENEGRERAVEPYFLPIAEEADIREDDNIAIIDVPVPKFSDSDPAAIVHDFDRLLTAYLDLQLGNCYVIPLNTSIVMPPRNLMDLFAKLATGSYLPQTYLVREEMVVTEEIDNVSDLGIFIYQLCVGKETFRLQRRDQILGVQKRAAENCHSIRHFENSFVVETKICQQ, from the exons ATGGTGAAGATCGCCTTTAACTCGCCCTTCGCCCTCAAGGATGAGCCCAAAAAGGAGGCGGCCGAGGCGCTGGTGGCCGACAAG GACCCAGAAGTTGCCACACACAGGGGTGAAAACTCATCTGGAAGATGTCTCTTGACTCTGCTGGGCCTGGCGTTCATCTTGGCAGGGGTTGTTGTGGGTGGAGCCTGCATCTACAAGTACTTCATGCCAAAG CACAAGGTGTACCGTGGGGAGATGTGCTACTTTGAGAACGAGGGCCGGGAGCGCGCGGTGGAGCCGTACTTCCTGCCCATCGCCGAGGAGGCCGACATCCGCGAGGACGACAACATCGCCATCATCGACGTGCCCGTGCCCAAGTTCTCCGACAGCGACCCCGCCGCCATCGTGCACGACTTCGACAGG cttttgacAGCATACCTCGACCTGCAGCTGGGGAACTGCTACGTGATCCCGCTGAACACTTCCATAGTCATGCCTCCGAGGAATCTGATGGATCTCTTCGCCAAGCTGGCG ACTGGCTCTTACCTGCCCCAGACGTACCTGGTGCGTGAGGAGATGGTGGTCACCGAGGAGATCGATAACGTGTCTGACCTGGGCATCTTCATCTACCAGCTCTGTGTGGGAAAAGAGACCTTCAGGCTTCAGCGCAGAGACCAGATCTTGG GTGTGCAGAAACGGGCAGCGGAGAACTGTCACTCGATCAGACACTTTGAAAACTCTTTCGTGGTTGAGACAAAGATCTGTCAGCAGTGA